TGAAAATTTTTCACTATCTTGTATTGGCCAAATTCATCATTTATGAACCCAACAATGATCCAATTTTTCCACTGGTATTCCGAAGGGGATAGCAAACTGTGGAAAGAAGCTGAAAAACAAGCCAAATTTCTTTCAAGCCTAGGAATAACTTCTGTATGGCTTCCGCCGGCTTATAAGGGTAATAGCGGTGGCTATTCTGTTGGATATGATGTTTACGATCTTTATGACCTTGGGGAATTCAACCAGAAAGGAAGCATTTCCACGAAATATGGTACTAAAAACGAATATATAAAGGCTATCAAAGCTTTAAAAAAGCACCATATAGAAATCATTGTAGATATTGTACTGGGACATAAAGCAGGAGGTGACGAACTGGAAAAGTTCAAAGCGGTAAAAGTAGATGAAAACAACAGGGAAAAGATGATTTCTGATATTACTGAGATTGAATCTTATACCAAGTTTACTTTTCCCGGGCGGAACAAAAAATATTCTGATTTTGAATGGAATTTCACCTGTTTTAGCGGTGTAGATTATGCTGAAGGTATGGAATCCCACATTTTCAAGATACAGTCTGAATATGGAAACGACTGGGAAGAAATGATTGATGATGAAAAGGGCAATTACGATTACCTGATGTATAATGACATTGAGCATCGCAATCCTTTTGTACGTGAAGAGCTGAATCATTGGGCAAAATGGTATTTTGATCAGACTGATTTCGACGGGGTAAGGCTGGATGCATTAAAACATATTTCTTTTGATTTTTATAAAGAGTGGCTTACGATGCTCCGCTCCAATTCCGAAAAGAATATTTTCGCGGTAGGTGAATACTGGGCTCCCGGCCATCTGCATCTTCTCCAGAAATATATCGAAGTCACGGAAGGCTGTATGAGTCTTTTTGACAGTTCACTCCAGAATAATTTCTATAATGCCTCAAAAGAAGG
This region of Chryseobacterium vaccae genomic DNA includes:
- a CDS encoding alpha-amylase, translated to MNPTMIQFFHWYSEGDSKLWKEAEKQAKFLSSLGITSVWLPPAYKGNSGGYSVGYDVYDLYDLGEFNQKGSISTKYGTKNEYIKAIKALKKHHIEIIVDIVLGHKAGGDELEKFKAVKVDENNREKMISDITEIESYTKFTFPGRNKKYSDFEWNFTCFSGVDYAEGMESHIFKIQSEYGNDWEEMIDDEKGNYDYLMYNDIEHRNPFVREELNHWAKWYFDQTDFDGVRLDALKHISFDFYKEWLTMLRSNSEKNIFAVGEYWAPGHLHLLQKYIEVTEGCMSLFDSSLQNNFYNASKEGGSYDLRKIFEGSLTEADPMHSVSLVDNHDTQPLQDLEAPVEAWFKPIAYALILLRKDGYPCIFYPDLYGAHYIDKDSAGNDQEIFLSKVEGIEELLQARKNHAYGEQRDYFEDANCLGWIRTGDEEHPGCAVVLSNKDAYNKPMEMGKDYAGKKCKDLLKRFKDVVVIDENGWGNFPVPAGNVSVWIPE